The following are encoded in a window of Oncorhynchus masou masou isolate Uvic2021 chromosome 17, UVic_Omas_1.1, whole genome shotgun sequence genomic DNA:
- the LOC135558225 gene encoding microtubule-associated protein 6 homolog: protein MAWPCISRVCCLARFWNQFDKSDLSVPLTIQNYSDITDQEVQSVTRQVPTDRVLRHNYSTTEHRGSPQTPGDAPGTQRSLRGRREPNFKPQDDYQQTGVPFSTVTQYKQDYKPWPIPKKENFPWISNVGKGGEVGSDSSVNSNPNASQTRGDMREREERGRQRWGEQGTATAKSSYRQEYRPWTGARPAKTTRKQRPPAPYASPGSGVSHLPNETSYQAAYNGGGEAFRHTELHQRDHTPSTSTADLLTPTVPQNTPITTTAGLQQSSLPERPDISIGTMGEEQLVRTKLSPNPSAVFQSGSRIFNI from the exons ATGGCTTGGCCGTGCATAAGCAGAGTGTGCTGTCTGGCTCGATTCTGGAACCAGTTTGATAAATCCGATCTTTCAGTGCCACTGACCATACAGAACTACTCGGACATCACCGACCAAGAGGTACAATCTGTCACCAGGCAGGTACCGACGGACCGGGTTCTGAGGCACAACTATTCCACCACGGAACATCGCGGATCCCCCCAGACACCGGGAGATGCCCCGGGGACCCAGAGGTCATTGAGGGGCCGGAGGGAGCCCAACTTCAAACCCCAGGATGACTACCAACAAACCGGTGTGCCTTTCTCCACTGTCACCCAGTACAAGCAGGATTACAAACCCTGGCCTATTCCGAAGAAGGAGAATTTTCCCTGGATCAGCAATGTCGGAAAAGGGGGTGAAGTTGGTTCGGATAGCTCCGTGAACAGTAACCCCAATGCGAGCCAGACGAGAGGAGACAtgcgggagagagaggagcggggcAGACAGAGGTGGGGGGAGCAGGGGACGGCAACAGCCAAAAGCTCTTACAG ACAGGAGTACAGGCCGTGGACGGGGGCAAGACCAGCCAAGACCACCAGGAAACAACGCCCCCCTGCCCCGTATGCCAGTCCCGGATCGGGGGTCTCCCACCTCCCTAATGAGACCAGCTACCAAGCCGCCTACAACGGAGGCGGAGAGGCTTTCAGACACACAGAGCTTCACCAGAGGGACCATACTCCCAGCACCTCCACTGCTGACCTGCTGACCCCCACCGTCCCCCAAAACACCCCTATCACCACCACCGCCGGCCTCCAGCAGAGCAGCCTGCCAGAGAGACCTGACATCAGTATAGGAACCATGGGAGAG